In one Deltaproteobacteria bacterium genomic region, the following are encoded:
- a CDS encoding xanthine dehydrogenase — MSRDKATAAVGASIPKVDGAAKVTGTARYVDDLRVPGCWIGRTLRSDVPHGVLRAIRRRPGFDWDAVVVVTAADIPGANVVALIEDDQPALVPVGGRVRHVAEPLALVAAPTAELAAAALSHIEVDIDPLPAIHTIEASLAGDVLLHGDDNVFARYEIRRGGDIDAALASCDVVVEGTYTTGAQEQMYIEPQGMIAQWDGDAVRVIGSMQCPYYVHKALVRLFGTTGDRVVVTQAVTGGGFGGKEEYPSMIAAHAALLARAAGAPVKIVYDRAEDIAATTKRHPARVRHRLGLSRDGRTVACDVDVVLDGGAYVTLSPVVLSRAVLHAAGPYRFDHVRVVGRAVATNTPPHGAFRGFGAPQTTFAYERQMAKAARALQLDPIELRRRNMLRVGDVTATGQTLEFSVGSEAVLAAVAARAADPAQPAERLGTAAGEQRRGRGVALYFHGAGFTGSGEARLQGKATVATTPTGGFEVRASSTDIGQGAVTTFAQIAAAALGVDVARVTVAEPSTDRVPDSGPTVASRTCMVVGRVVERAAATLRDRLVAWAAERGMDAGDLCAVARAYAGTAGEAAETVTYEPPPGIQWDDATYTGAAYPVYGWAACLVDVAVDLDTYEVAIERCVHAVDVGKAIHPLIVKGQIEGGTLQALGWALWERVAYRDGRVVNASMTDCIIPTFWDAPEIDTILVEEPYPYGPHGAKGVGEIPMDGPAAAVANAIEDALGVAIDAVPALPERIERALRARMAV, encoded by the coding sequence ATGTCTCGGGACAAGGCGACCGCGGCGGTCGGCGCGTCGATTCCCAAAGTGGACGGCGCGGCGAAGGTGACCGGCACCGCCCGCTATGTCGACGACCTGCGCGTGCCGGGCTGTTGGATCGGGCGCACGCTGCGCAGCGATGTGCCGCACGGCGTGCTCCGGGCGATCCGGCGCCGGCCCGGGTTCGACTGGGACGCCGTCGTCGTGGTGACCGCCGCGGACATCCCCGGTGCCAATGTGGTGGCGCTCATCGAGGACGACCAGCCGGCTCTCGTGCCGGTCGGCGGTCGCGTTCGCCACGTCGCGGAGCCGCTCGCGCTCGTCGCCGCGCCCACCGCGGAACTCGCCGCCGCCGCCCTGTCCCACATCGAGGTCGACATCGATCCGTTGCCGGCGATCCACACGATCGAAGCCTCGCTCGCCGGCGACGTACTCCTTCACGGCGACGACAACGTGTTTGCGCGCTACGAGATCCGCCGCGGTGGCGACATCGACGCCGCGCTCGCGTCGTGCGACGTGGTCGTCGAGGGCACGTACACGACGGGCGCGCAAGAACAGATGTATATCGAACCGCAGGGGATGATCGCGCAGTGGGACGGCGACGCCGTCCGCGTGATCGGCTCGATGCAGTGCCCCTACTACGTTCACAAGGCGCTGGTGCGGCTGTTCGGGACGACCGGCGACCGCGTGGTCGTGACGCAGGCGGTCACCGGCGGCGGTTTCGGCGGCAAGGAGGAGTATCCGTCGATGATCGCCGCGCACGCCGCGCTGCTCGCGCGCGCCGCCGGCGCGCCGGTCAAGATCGTCTACGACCGCGCCGAGGACATCGCCGCGACGACCAAGCGTCATCCCGCGCGCGTACGCCATCGACTCGGGCTGTCGCGCGACGGGCGCACCGTCGCGTGCGACGTCGACGTGGTGCTCGACGGCGGCGCGTACGTCACGCTGTCACCGGTGGTGTTGTCGCGCGCGGTGCTGCACGCGGCGGGGCCGTACCGGTTCGATCACGTGCGCGTGGTCGGCCGTGCGGTCGCCACGAACACGCCGCCGCACGGGGCGTTCCGCGGCTTCGGCGCGCCGCAGACCACGTTCGCCTACGAGCGGCAGATGGCGAAGGCCGCGCGCGCGCTGCAGCTCGACCCGATCGAACTGCGGCGGCGCAATATGCTCCGGGTCGGAGACGTCACCGCGACCGGCCAGACGCTCGAGTTCAGCGTGGGCAGCGAGGCCGTGCTCGCGGCGGTCGCGGCGCGCGCCGCCGACCCGGCTCAGCCGGCCGAGCGACTCGGCACGGCCGCCGGCGAGCAGCGCCGGGGCCGGGGAGTCGCGCTGTACTTTCACGGCGCGGGGTTCACCGGCAGCGGCGAGGCGCGGTTGCAGGGCAAGGCGACGGTGGCAACGACACCGACCGGTGGCTTCGAAGTGCGCGCCAGCTCGACTGACATCGGCCAGGGGGCGGTGACGACCTTCGCGCAGATCGCGGCGGCCGCGCTCGGCGTCGATGTGGCCCGCGTGACCGTCGCCGAGCCATCGACCGATCGCGTCCCCGACAGCGGGCCGACGGTGGCCTCGCGCACCTGCATGGTGGTCGGGCGCGTCGTCGAGCGCGCCGCCGCGACGCTGCGGGACCGGCTCGTGGCGTGGGCGGCGGAGCGGGGGATGGACGCGGGCGACTTGTGTGCCGTCGCCCGCGCGTACGCCGGCACGGCAGGAGAGGCGGCCGAGACGGTCACCTACGAGCCACCGCCGGGCATCCAGTGGGACGACGCGACCTACACGGGAGCCGCGTATCCGGTCTACGGCTGGGCCGCGTGTCTGGTCGACGTCGCGGTCGATCTGGACACCTACGAGGTGGCGATCGAGCGATGCGTGCACGCGGTCGACGTCGGCAAGGCGATCCACCCCCTCATCGTGAAGGGCCAGATCGAGGGGGGCACGCTGCAGGCGCTCGGCTGGGCGTTGTGGGAGCGAGTCGCGTACCGGGATGGCCGCGTGGTGAACGCGAGCATGACCGACTGCATCATCCCGACGTTCTGGGACGCACCCGAGATCGACACCATCTTGGTGGAGGAGCCGTACCCGTACGGGCCGCACGGCGCCAAGGGGGTGGGCGAGATTCCGATGGACGGGCCGGCCGCCGCGGTCGCCAACGCGATCGAAGACGCGCTCGGCGTCGCAATCGACGCCGTCCCGGCGCTGCCGGAGCGGATCGAGCGTGCGCTGCGCGCGAGGATGGCCGTATGA
- a CDS encoding serine/threonine protein kinase, producing MTWVGGEMFGRYRLLERLGVGGMAEVFRAVAVGHAGVELEVAVKRMLPHLADDPSFVRQFAREARLAAMLRHPNIVRVHDFGKIGDIHYLAMEYIRGQTLLALLRAMRRVGPPPLGVSIAVLSELCEALDYAHGLRGPDGRSLGIVHRDLSPSNLMVDDAGHVRIIDFGIAKAATADLRTHSGLVKGKTGYMSPEALRARDVDARSDIFSAGVIAYELVTGRRLFPIRDDYQTLRQIMCGAVEPPSRRSADCPPEIDAVVLRALAPEPDDRWQTAGAMRDALVDVALRFRLHHSPRDVAAWAERVARAEDPSERAPSPRRSATVPWGVGAVDDLEVDLEIVDGDARLDTGDDPTPTTRGVAPTRRAPRAAHAMARSPLGAAGVHLPPRGTDGGRGGTPAWDAAAAGRAGARGAAAAAPANAPEPLPAGRRAPGPAQAAAIDPAARGRVVLHPDDGEVVTVLDRRDKPRDLRALLTPRATPPTPRRWPRASEPPRRAAGAVPSPVRPGASGGVSVHAARARGGAVLAPSRWPRWAVLAAAAVAGALAAAIAFALAH from the coding sequence GTGACCTGGGTGGGCGGAGAGATGTTCGGTCGCTACCGGCTGCTCGAGCGCCTCGGCGTCGGCGGGATGGCGGAGGTGTTTCGCGCCGTCGCGGTCGGCCACGCGGGGGTGGAGCTGGAGGTCGCCGTCAAGCGCATGCTGCCTCACCTCGCCGACGATCCGTCGTTCGTTCGCCAGTTCGCGCGCGAGGCCAGGCTCGCGGCGATGCTCCGGCACCCGAACATCGTGCGCGTGCACGACTTCGGCAAGATCGGCGACATCCACTACCTCGCGATGGAGTACATTCGCGGGCAGACGCTGCTGGCGCTGCTGCGCGCGATGCGCCGCGTCGGGCCGCCGCCGCTGGGCGTGTCGATCGCCGTGCTGTCCGAGCTGTGCGAAGCGCTCGACTATGCACACGGCTTGCGCGGCCCCGACGGGCGGTCGCTGGGCATCGTGCACCGCGATCTGTCGCCGTCGAACCTGATGGTCGACGACGCGGGGCACGTGCGCATCATCGACTTCGGCATCGCGAAGGCGGCGACTGCCGACCTGCGCACGCACAGCGGCCTCGTCAAGGGCAAGACCGGCTACATGTCGCCCGAGGCGCTGCGCGCGCGCGACGTCGATGCGCGCTCGGATATCTTCTCGGCGGGGGTCATCGCCTACGAACTCGTGACCGGACGGCGGCTGTTCCCGATTCGCGACGACTACCAGACGCTCCGGCAGATCATGTGCGGGGCGGTGGAGCCGCCGTCGCGGCGCAGCGCCGACTGCCCGCCCGAGATCGACGCGGTGGTGCTGCGCGCGCTCGCGCCCGAACCGGACGATCGCTGGCAGACGGCGGGCGCCATGCGCGACGCGCTCGTCGACGTGGCGCTCCGCTTCCGCCTGCACCACAGCCCGCGGGACGTGGCTGCATGGGCCGAGCGCGTAGCGCGCGCGGAGGACCCGTCCGAGCGCGCTCCTTCGCCGCGCCGGTCCGCGACGGTCCCGTGGGGCGTCGGCGCCGTCGACGACCTCGAGGTCGACCTGGAGATCGTCGACGGCGACGCGCGCCTGGACACCGGCGACGACCCGACGCCCACCACACGCGGAGTGGCGCCGACCCGGCGGGCGCCCCGCGCCGCGCACGCGATGGCGCGGAGCCCACTCGGGGCCGCCGGCGTCCACCTGCCGCCGCGCGGGACCGACGGCGGGCGGGGCGGCACTCCGGCGTGGGACGCGGCTGCCGCCGGCCGAGCCGGTGCGCGCGGGGCGGCGGCCGCCGCGCCGGCGAACGCTCCGGAACCGCTACCGGCCGGCCGGCGAGCGCCCGGTCCAGCACAAGCGGCGGCGATCGACCCGGCCGCGCGGGGCCGCGTCGTGCTACACCCTGACGACGGCGAGGTCGTCACCGTGCTCGACCGGCGAGACAAGCCGCGCGATCTGCGCGCACTGCTCACGCCCCGCGCGACGCCCCCGACGCCGCGCCGATGGCCGAGGGCGAGCGAGCCGCCGCGCCGCGCGGCCGGCGCGGTCCCGTCACCGGTGCGGCCCGGCGCGAGCGGTGGCGTTTCGGTACACGCCGCCCGAGCGCGCGGAGGCGCGGTGCTCGCGCCGAGCCGGTGGCCGCGTTGGGCCGTGCTCGCGGCGGCCGCCGTCGCGGGCGCGCTCGCCGCGGCCATCGCGTTCGCGCTGGCCCACTGA
- a CDS encoding PA0069 family radical SAM protein, protein MHGPRRPRTDRPASGRGTAANPAGRFASERVVPVDDGWTPSDAPAPPIRTQLTPERSRSIITTNDSPDVPFSRSINPYKGCEHGCVYCFARPTHAYLDLSPGLDFESRIVYKPDAARLLERALRKPGYRPEPIALGANTDPYQPAERELRITRALLEVLAAYAHPVGVVTKSNLILRDTDLLADLARRGLAHALISITTLDRDLARRLEPRAPTPDRRLDAVRALADAGVPVGVLVSPIIPAINDGEIEAILEAAAAAGARAAGTILVRLPHELKDLFEGWLDDHYPLRKPRVLARIRDARGGRLYDSRWGTRMRGVGPYADLLRRRFDVAARRLGLDRELPPLDAGQFRVPPRAGDQLALFDG, encoded by the coding sequence ATGCACGGCCCTCGCCGCCCTCGCACGGACCGCCCCGCCTCCGGCCGCGGCACCGCGGCCAACCCCGCGGGCCGTTTCGCCAGCGAGCGCGTCGTGCCCGTCGACGACGGCTGGACCCCGAGCGACGCGCCCGCGCCGCCGATCCGAACGCAGCTCACCCCGGAGCGCAGCCGGTCGATCATCACGACCAACGACTCTCCGGACGTCCCGTTTTCGCGGTCGATCAACCCCTACAAGGGATGCGAGCACGGCTGCGTGTACTGCTTCGCGCGGCCGACCCACGCCTACCTCGACCTGTCGCCCGGTCTCGACTTCGAAAGCCGCATCGTCTACAAGCCCGACGCCGCGCGCCTGCTCGAGCGCGCGTTGCGCAAGCCGGGGTACCGGCCCGAGCCGATCGCGCTCGGCGCCAACACGGACCCGTACCAGCCGGCCGAGCGCGAGCTGCGCATCACGCGCGCGCTGCTCGAGGTGCTCGCCGCCTATGCCCATCCGGTCGGCGTCGTCACCAAGTCGAACCTCATCCTGCGCGACACCGATTTGCTCGCCGACCTCGCTCGCCGCGGCCTGGCGCACGCGCTGATCTCGATCACGACGCTCGACCGCGACCTCGCACGCCGCCTGGAGCCGCGCGCGCCGACTCCGGACCGCCGGCTCGACGCGGTGCGCGCCCTCGCCGATGCGGGCGTCCCGGTCGGCGTGCTCGTGTCGCCGATCATCCCGGCGATCAACGACGGCGAGATCGAAGCGATTCTCGAAGCCGCCGCCGCCGCCGGTGCCCGCGCCGCCGGCACGATCCTCGTGCGCCTGCCGCACGAACTCAAAGACCTGTTCGAAGGCTGGCTGGACGACCACTACCCGCTGCGCAAGCCGCGCGTGCTCGCCCGCATCCGCGACGCGCGCGGCGGCCGGCTGTACGACAGCCGCTGGGGCACGCGGATGCGCGGCGTCGGACCGTACGCCGATCTGCTGCGGCGCCGGTTCGACGTCGCCGCCCGCCGGCTCGGGCTCGACCGGGAGCTGCCCCCGCTCGACGCCGGCCAGTTTCGCGTCCCGCCGCGCGCCGGCGATCAGCTCGCGCTGTTCGACGGCTGA
- the tusE gene encoding TusE/DsrC/DsvC family sulfur relay protein, giving the protein MTAVTATNDQEWVNDWTPAYAEALARAEGLELTPEHWKLINFVREDAIATGKTPGLRRVSKETGTGMKDIYRLFPKAPGKRIAQLAGVPKPKSCL; this is encoded by the coding sequence ATGACCGCTGTCACTGCAACCAACGATCAGGAATGGGTCAACGACTGGACGCCCGCGTATGCGGAGGCGCTCGCGCGGGCCGAGGGCCTCGAACTCACCCCCGAGCACTGGAAGCTGATCAATTTCGTCCGCGAGGACGCGATCGCGACCGGCAAGACGCCCGGGCTGCGCCGCGTGTCGAAGGAAACCGGTACGGGGATGAAGGACATCTACCGGCTGTTTCCCAAGGCTCCGGGCAAGCGGATCGCGCAGCTCGCCGGCGTGCCGAAGCCGAAGTCCTGCCTGTGA